The proteins below are encoded in one region of Berryella intestinalis:
- a CDS encoding complex I subunit 1 family protein yields MSLISILISTVLFALIAPALGCLLAGLDRIISARMQGRVGPPLLQPYYDVRKLLMKSDVSVSGVDGVYVTCACVFTAFAGGIFFSGGNLLMSSFIITLAGIFFIVAAYSSRSPFAEIGAARETLQVMAYEPMVILMAVGFYLAVGSFNASAVFGLEAPAFTQIWLVFLGFLFILTIKLRKSPFDLSYSHHAHQELVKGITTEMSGPTLAKVELMHWAENILFLGWVGIFFVWGGPATIAVGVVAALAAWFFEIWIDNNFARVKWQFMLKSAWAVTLVAGGVNIAWLMFL; encoded by the coding sequence ATGTCACTGATCTCGATCCTCATCAGCACCGTTCTCTTCGCGCTGATAGCGCCGGCTCTTGGATGCCTCCTTGCCGGGCTGGACCGCATCATCTCGGCGCGCATGCAGGGCCGGGTGGGCCCGCCGCTGCTCCAGCCGTACTACGACGTTCGCAAGCTCCTGATGAAGTCGGACGTTTCGGTCAGCGGCGTCGACGGGGTGTACGTAACGTGCGCCTGCGTGTTCACCGCGTTCGCGGGAGGTATCTTCTTTTCCGGTGGGAACCTCCTTATGAGCTCGTTCATCATCACGCTCGCGGGAATCTTCTTCATCGTTGCGGCGTACTCGTCGCGCAGCCCCTTCGCCGAGATCGGCGCGGCGCGCGAAACGCTGCAGGTCATGGCCTACGAGCCGATGGTGATCCTGATGGCCGTCGGGTTCTACCTGGCCGTCGGCTCCTTCAACGCATCGGCGGTGTTCGGGCTGGAGGCCCCCGCGTTCACGCAGATCTGGCTCGTGTTCCTCGGGTTTCTGTTCATCCTCACCATCAAGCTGCGCAAGTCCCCGTTCGACCTGTCGTATTCCCATCACGCCCACCAAGAGCTTGTGAAGGGCATCACCACCGAGATGAGCGGCCCTACGCTTGCCAAGGTCGAGCTGATGCACTGGGCGGAGAACATCCTGTTCCTGGGTTGGGTCGGCATCTTCTTCGTATGGGGAGGGCCCGCCACCATCGCCGTCGGCGTCGTGGCCGCGCTGGCCGCATGGTTTTTCGAGATATGGATCGACAACAACTTCGCACGTGTGAAGTGGCAGTTCATGTTGAAGTCCGCATGGGCGGTCACGCTGGTTGCCGGCGGTGTGAACATCGCCTGGCTGATGTTTCTGTAA
- a CDS encoding NADH-quinone oxidoreductase subunit B family protein, with translation MSYLSKSPWVVHYDASSCNGCDIEILAALCPGFDAERFGVVNTGNPKHADIFLVTGSVNERNAPIVKQIYDQMVEPKVVVACGVCACSGGIFHDCYNILGGVDKVIPVDVYAPGCAIRPESIIDAVVEATKILEEKAEALALARKGA, from the coding sequence ATGAGCTACCTGTCGAAGTCTCCCTGGGTCGTGCATTACGACGCCTCCAGCTGCAACGGTTGCGACATCGAGATCCTCGCGGCGCTCTGCCCGGGCTTCGATGCCGAGCGGTTCGGCGTGGTGAACACGGGAAACCCCAAGCATGCCGACATCTTCCTCGTCACAGGGTCGGTCAACGAGCGCAACGCGCCCATCGTCAAGCAGATCTACGACCAGATGGTCGAGCCCAAGGTGGTTGTGGCGTGCGGAGTGTGCGCGTGCTCCGGCGGCATCTTCCATGACTGCTACAACATCCTGGGAGGCGTCGACAAGGTCATCCCCGTGGACGTGTACGCGCCGGGATGCGCCATCCGCCCCGAGTCGATCATCGACGCGGTGGTCGAGGCGACCAAGATCCTCGAAGAGAAGGCCGAAGCGCTCGCGCTCGCCAGGAAGGGGGCGTAA
- a CDS encoding NADH-quinone oxidoreductase subunit C, which yields MDFKGTFSDLELDRVHDEAVLRMDGGWRLANIHAVNTESGIDVYYTYVKDGVFENLAVRGLTPDMPVPSVTDVYFSAFVFENETRELFGVDLHDIALDFGGTLYGTVETEPMTFISPEQKEAKEKAKKAALAKAARERKAAAQAAKAEQESASDGAKAVPDAASDETEAGER from the coding sequence ATGGACTTCAAGGGCACGTTCTCGGATCTTGAGCTCGATCGCGTCCATGACGAGGCGGTTCTCAGGATGGACGGAGGCTGGCGCTTGGCCAACATCCATGCGGTGAACACCGAGTCCGGCATCGACGTGTACTACACCTACGTCAAAGACGGCGTGTTCGAGAACCTGGCGGTGCGGGGCCTTACCCCCGACATGCCGGTTCCCAGCGTCACCGACGTGTACTTCTCGGCGTTCGTGTTCGAGAACGAGACGCGCGAGCTGTTCGGAGTGGACCTCCACGACATCGCGCTCGACTTCGGCGGGACGCTTTACGGCACCGTGGAGACCGAGCCGATGACGTTTATCTCCCCCGAGCAGAAAGAGGCGAAGGAGAAGGCGAAGAAGGCGGCGCTTGCCAAGGCGGCCCGCGAACGCAAGGCTGCGGCGCAAGCTGCGAAGGCTGAGCAGGAATCGGCATCGGACGGGGCGAAAGCTGTGCCCGATGCCGCATCAGACGAGACGGAAGCGGGGGAGAGGTAA
- a CDS encoding nickel-dependent hydrogenase large subunit — protein sequence MGKATVIPFGPHHPVLPEPIHVDLVVQDEHVVEALPQIGFIHRGLERLVQTKDYNQFIYVAERICGICAFGHSLGYAETVERLMGVEVPKRAEYLRVIWHELSRIHSHLLWMGLAADAFGFESLFMHCWRLRERVLDIFEKTTGGRVIMSVNRVGGVARDIDRGQFDHILTVLEGIKGEYGQILNTFLNNGSVRNRLAGIGHISHEDAKALGMLGPFGRASNVAYDVRSLGIGAYGDLGDFDMVLSKDGDCYARTEVRGKEVLQSIEIIKEMIARIPDGDILVPVKGSPADGAEACSAVEQPRGECYYYAKGNGTKYLERMRMRTPTSMNLGGMAKALAGCDLADVNMIILTIDPCISCSER from the coding sequence ATGGGCAAGGCAACCGTTATACCGTTCGGGCCGCACCATCCGGTGCTCCCCGAACCCATCCACGTCGATCTGGTGGTGCAAGACGAGCACGTCGTCGAGGCGCTGCCCCAGATCGGGTTCATCCATCGCGGTCTCGAGCGCCTGGTTCAGACGAAGGACTACAACCAGTTCATCTACGTCGCCGAGCGCATCTGCGGCATCTGCGCGTTCGGGCATTCCCTGGGCTATGCCGAGACGGTCGAGCGCCTCATGGGAGTCGAGGTGCCCAAGCGCGCGGAGTATCTCCGCGTGATCTGGCACGAGCTGTCGCGTATCCACTCCCATCTGCTGTGGATGGGCCTCGCTGCCGACGCGTTCGGTTTCGAGAGCCTGTTCATGCATTGCTGGCGCCTGCGCGAGCGCGTGCTCGACATCTTCGAGAAGACCACGGGAGGGCGCGTCATCATGTCGGTGAACCGCGTCGGCGGCGTCGCGCGCGACATCGACCGGGGGCAGTTCGACCACATCCTCACGGTGCTCGAGGGCATCAAAGGCGAGTACGGCCAGATCCTCAACACCTTCCTGAACAACGGATCGGTGCGCAACCGCCTGGCGGGCATCGGGCATATCAGCCATGAGGACGCCAAGGCGCTGGGGATGCTGGGCCCGTTCGGCCGCGCGTCCAACGTCGCCTACGACGTGCGCTCGCTGGGCATCGGGGCCTACGGGGACCTGGGCGACTTCGACATGGTGCTTTCCAAAGACGGGGACTGCTATGCGCGCACCGAGGTGCGCGGCAAAGAGGTGCTCCAGTCCATCGAGATCATCAAGGAGATGATCGCGCGCATTCCCGACGGCGACATCCTCGTCCCGGTGAAGGGGAGTCCCGCCGACGGCGCGGAGGCGTGCTCGGCGGTCGAGCAGCCGCGCGGCGAGTGCTACTACTACGCCAAGGGCAACGGGACGAAGTACCTCGAGCGCATGCGCATGAGAACGCCCACGTCCATGAACCTGGGCGGCATGGCCAAGGCGCTTGCAGGATGCGATCTGGCGGACGTCAACATGATCATCCTGACCATCGATCCGTGTATCAGCTGTTCGGAAAGGTAG
- a CDS encoding 4Fe-4S binding protein, translating to MGVFELGKMTLEGLFKKPETVLYPFETVTEPAGFRGHIENDETKCILCSACSRACTTGCIEVDKKGSTWSIRPFACVQCGLCVEVCPKNCLTMEVSRTAVGRKRTDIVLVVPEKPKPERKPRPAATDGKAEPAGGAPAAAAAEAKGREPLSPELEAEIAKRTEGLDPERAEKVRAGLIARAERAEAQKKAESQPAATQDGAPATEGSEAKEPASDGAPATEAADA from the coding sequence ATGGGAGTGTTCGAGCTGGGGAAGATGACCCTGGAAGGGCTGTTCAAGAAGCCCGAGACCGTCCTGTACCCCTTCGAGACGGTGACCGAGCCGGCGGGGTTTCGGGGGCACATCGAAAACGACGAGACGAAGTGCATTCTGTGCAGCGCCTGCTCGCGGGCCTGCACGACGGGGTGCATCGAGGTCGATAAGAAGGGAAGCACCTGGTCGATCAGGCCGTTTGCCTGCGTGCAGTGCGGTTTGTGCGTCGAGGTCTGCCCGAAGAACTGCCTGACGATGGAAGTGTCGCGCACTGCGGTGGGCCGCAAGCGAACGGATATCGTGCTGGTCGTTCCCGAGAAGCCCAAACCCGAGCGCAAGCCCCGCCCCGCTGCGACCGACGGGAAAGCCGAGCCGGCAGGCGGCGCGCCTGCGGCAGCCGCTGCGGAAGCGAAAGGCCGGGAACCGCTTTCGCCCGAACTGGAGGCCGAGATAGCCAAGCGGACCGAGGGGCTCGATCCCGAGCGCGCCGAGAAGGTGCGCGCCGGCCTTATCGCCCGGGCCGAGCGCGCAGAAGCGCAGAAAAAGGCCGAATCCCAGCCTGCTGCAACGCAGGACGGAGCCCCTGCAACCGAGGGGTCGGAGGCGAAGGAACCGGCTTCCGACGGGGCGCCTGCGACCGAGGCGGCGGACGCGTAA
- a CDS encoding cell wall-binding repeat-containing protein, translating into MKLSDASKGVCSAVLACGLALGMPAAGAWALDPASGSSAAPAAASEEAQFETTFDLTVMLENKDNDIVNRNLKGAKWRLHRVVDKDAKVPEPIEITQSDHTDGPLSSSTGIHCKKKLPAGTYRLEFMGIENSELPADYYVARQSLKEFKIGPSYDYHVSNVTLREGKNPGYVPDDDFSNYFTPSYSMDPAGTVFTVAAGKTLNVPAPTNVLGKMPLPEYMRYSSTSVQHPSFVTVNPDGSLVIAPDKLQRPDSYDMMVWAVYPDGSWDRIFATVRVTDPSETGGDDPVAPLPKVTGKATVIQAGPEGLVARADVEGLISDDLPAGFYAGLIERGTELNPGIIPAGAVWVKDVPKSGKASAVIKPVDPSMLDRTKKYDLLIWKAHGRPSSDLNRAVLPLDISDAQWNDLMTEPKQAQWSRLAGDDAFGTMKAITSSAQGWAGGSCKTVVLATSSGYWDALAASALAGAEGCPVLLTSPTGLPEQTASEIRRLGAEKVVICGGEAAISAGVEKSVKDLGVAVERAQGEDAQMTAVEIAKRVRAQAKPTTCVIATSAGYYDALSVAPWAFGSTMPVYLTDAEGNLGEAALADMKAAGYTRAVIVGGTAAVSASTEAKLVSTLGIPKADISRLAGDNAWQTSAAIANAQIEADPSRAKCVALADGNGYWDALTGAALVGKNGGVMLLVPHDGPNSEGGAFSFDPFVIDEVVKKNADKIKRAFVFGGEAAVPASTLDAARAAETSK; encoded by the coding sequence ATGAAGTTGTCAGATGCAAGCAAGGGGGTTTGCTCGGCAGTCTTGGCCTGCGGGCTGGCGCTCGGCATGCCGGCGGCGGGCGCCTGGGCCCTCGATCCCGCTTCCGGATCGTCCGCAGCTCCTGCGGCGGCAAGCGAGGAAGCCCAGTTCGAGACCACGTTCGATCTCACGGTGATGTTGGAGAACAAGGACAACGACATCGTAAACCGTAATCTCAAAGGCGCGAAGTGGCGCCTGCACCGCGTCGTTGACAAGGATGCAAAAGTTCCGGAGCCCATCGAGATCACGCAGTCCGATCATACAGACGGGCCCCTCTCCAGCAGCACGGGCATCCACTGCAAGAAGAAGCTGCCTGCAGGAACCTATCGCCTCGAGTTCATGGGGATCGAGAACAGCGAGCTTCCTGCAGACTACTATGTGGCACGCCAAAGCCTCAAGGAATTCAAGATCGGACCGTCGTACGACTACCATGTGTCGAACGTCACCTTGCGTGAGGGAAAGAACCCCGGATATGTCCCGGACGATGATTTCAGCAACTACTTCACGCCCAGCTATTCGATGGATCCCGCCGGCACGGTGTTCACCGTGGCCGCCGGCAAAACCTTGAACGTCCCCGCTCCCACTAACGTTCTCGGCAAGATGCCGCTGCCCGAATACATGCGCTACAGCTCGACCAGCGTCCAGCACCCCAGCTTCGTGACGGTCAATCCCGACGGCTCGCTGGTCATCGCGCCCGACAAGCTGCAGCGCCCCGACTCCTACGACATGATGGTGTGGGCGGTGTATCCCGACGGCAGCTGGGACCGCATCTTCGCGACCGTCCGCGTGACCGACCCGTCTGAAACGGGCGGAGACGACCCCGTCGCGCCGCTGCCTAAGGTGACGGGCAAGGCGACCGTGATCCAGGCAGGCCCTGAAGGCCTCGTCGCGCGCGCCGACGTCGAGGGGCTCATCTCCGACGACCTTCCCGCCGGGTTCTATGCGGGCCTGATCGAGCGCGGCACCGAGCTGAACCCCGGCATCATCCCCGCAGGGGCCGTCTGGGTGAAAGACGTCCCGAAATCGGGCAAGGCCTCGGCCGTCATCAAGCCGGTCGATCCCTCCATGCTCGATCGCACGAAGAAGTACGACCTTCTGATATGGAAGGCCCACGGAAGGCCGTCGTCCGATCTCAACCGCGCGGTTCTTCCCCTCGATATTTCTGACGCTCAGTGGAACGACCTGATGACCGAGCCCAAGCAGGCCCAATGGAGCCGTCTTGCGGGCGATGACGCCTTCGGCACGATGAAGGCCATCACCTCGAGCGCCCAGGGCTGGGCGGGCGGATCGTGCAAGACCGTCGTTTTGGCCACGTCGTCGGGTTACTGGGACGCGCTGGCCGCCTCGGCCCTCGCCGGCGCCGAAGGGTGCCCCGTCCTGCTGACCTCCCCCACCGGCCTTCCCGAGCAGACCGCGTCTGAAATCCGCCGCTTAGGTGCCGAGAAGGTCGTGATCTGCGGCGGCGAGGCGGCGATCTCGGCTGGCGTCGAGAAGTCGGTTAAGGATCTCGGTGTGGCCGTCGAGCGCGCTCAGGGCGAGGACGCCCAGATGACCGCCGTCGAGATCGCCAAGCGCGTGCGCGCGCAGGCCAAGCCCACGACCTGCGTTATCGCCACCTCTGCGGGCTACTACGACGCGCTGTCCGTCGCTCCGTGGGCGTTCGGGTCCACCATGCCCGTGTACCTCACGGACGCCGAGGGCAACCTGGGAGAGGCGGCCCTGGCCGACATGAAGGCCGCGGGCTACACCCGCGCCGTCATCGTGGGCGGAACGGCCGCGGTGAGCGCCTCTACCGAGGCCAAGCTCGTTTCCACGCTGGGCATCCCGAAAGCCGATATCTCCCGCCTGGCGGGCGACAACGCCTGGCAGACCTCGGCTGCGATCGCAAACGCCCAGATCGAAGCCGACCCGTCTCGCGCCAAGTGCGTTGCCTTGGCTGACGGCAACGGGTATTGGGACGCCCTGACCGGGGCCGCCCTCGTCGGCAAGAACGGCGGCGTCATGCTGCTCGTTCCCCACGACGGCCCGAACTCCGAGGGAGGGGCGTTCTCCTTCGATCCGTTCGTCATCGACGAGGTCGTGAAGAAAAACGCCGATAAGATCAAGCGCGCGTTCGTGTTCGGAGGCGAGGCCGCCGTGCCCGCATCCACGCTCGACGCCGCGCGGGCTGCCGAGACGAGCAAATAG
- a CDS encoding CDP-alcohol phosphatidyltransferase family protein: protein MPHSSGTLKKARSEQADEEVVDAIFTIPNVISFIRLCMVPVFLLLLFGGNDVAAAILFGIASGTDFVDGQIARRTRAVSKLGQILDPAVDRILMITAVLGLLVVGRMPLWIIVLVIVRDLSLLAGGALLLARWHVRVPVIFPGKVATTFLFAGFAGLLLNTPQLPGLGVVDAAWLPGLNAASVSWGIWLVYIGLAIGAATTVFYVYAGVRAIVSARRAGRAGGGSGPSAS, encoded by the coding sequence GTGCCGCATAGCTCCGGGACCTTGAAGAAGGCGCGATCGGAACAGGCTGACGAGGAAGTGGTCGACGCCATCTTCACCATTCCGAACGTGATCTCGTTCATCCGCCTGTGCATGGTTCCGGTGTTCCTGCTTTTGCTGTTCGGCGGAAACGACGTCGCCGCTGCGATCCTGTTCGGCATCGCCTCGGGCACCGACTTCGTCGACGGGCAGATCGCCCGCCGCACGCGCGCGGTCTCGAAGCTCGGGCAGATCCTCGATCCGGCGGTCGATCGCATCCTCATGATCACGGCGGTGCTGGGCCTGCTCGTGGTCGGGCGCATGCCCCTGTGGATCATCGTGCTGGTTATCGTGCGCGATCTGTCCCTGTTGGCGGGCGGGGCACTGCTGCTTGCGCGGTGGCACGTCCGCGTCCCGGTCATCTTTCCGGGCAAGGTGGCCACCACGTTTCTGTTCGCCGGGTTCGCGGGCCTGCTGCTGAACACCCCGCAGCTTCCCGGTCTGGGTGTGGTCGACGCTGCGTGGCTTCCCGGCTTGAACGCCGCTTCGGTTTCCTGGGGTATCTGGCTCGTCTATATCGGGTTGGCCATCGGTGCTGCGACCACGGTGTTCTACGTCTATGCGGGCGTCCGTGCGATCGTGTCGGCGCGCCGTGCGGGTCGCGCGGGGGGCGGCAGCGGCCCCTCCGCGTCGTGA
- the rimP gene encoding ribosome maturation factor RimP, which yields MLTAKEQQLLGALEPKAAEEGVEIVTVDVIGSRKSPTIRVYIDTPEGVSFDQLSSSQVWINEIMDRLDPFPGAYMLEVSSPGVDRPLRTPQHFSDHVGQKASIKTSEPIEGRSSFIGTIVSADGDGVAVECGEAQVFIPYTQMKRAHLKGEIDFSS from the coding sequence ATGCTCACCGCGAAGGAACAGCAGCTGCTGGGCGCTTTGGAGCCCAAGGCGGCCGAAGAGGGCGTCGAGATCGTGACGGTCGACGTCATCGGCTCGCGCAAGTCTCCCACCATCCGCGTCTACATCGACACCCCCGAGGGAGTGAGCTTCGACCAGCTCTCTTCGTCTCAGGTGTGGATAAACGAGATCATGGACCGCCTCGACCCCTTCCCGGGGGCCTACATGCTCGAAGTGTCTTCCCCGGGCGTCGACCGACCGCTGCGCACGCCGCAGCACTTTTCGGACCACGTGGGGCAGAAGGCCAGCATCAAGACCTCGGAACCGATCGAGGGCCGTTCGAGCTTCATCGGCACGATCGTTTCGGCCGATGGAGACGGGGTGGCCGTCGAATGCGGCGAAGCGCAGGTATTCATTCCGTACACCCAGATGAAACGCGCCCACCTCAAGGGCGAAATCGATTTCAGTTCGTAG
- the nusA gene encoding transcription termination factor NusA — protein sequence MASELIEALQSLAHERKIDEFYLIERLEESLARSYQHILDLEWDARVTIDRQTGRIYVYELVPTGEMDEEGNWTEFDERDVTPDDVSRIAAQNAKSVIASIVRDAGRQSIYEEFSQRVGDLVTGTVLQGTPDFTIIKIRDGIEAELPHFDLERNPGESNERPKGEHYRHNQRLKVLIVDVRNPANQAPRTRGDQARPSIVVSRTHPDLIRRLFEIEVPEIYDGLVEIKSIAREPGVRSKIAVFSRENNLDPVGACVGPKGSRVRMVVEELHNERVDVIQWSEDPARYVAQALSPARVTSVTVDTDKQYATVVVPDDQLSLAIGKEGQNARLAARLTGWHIDIKSSSFSTESLGGDDLLIDPAGK from the coding sequence GTGGCATCAGAATTGATCGAAGCCCTCCAATCGCTGGCGCACGAGCGCAAGATCGACGAGTTCTACCTCATCGAGCGTTTGGAAGAGTCCCTTGCCCGCAGCTACCAGCATATCCTCGACCTCGAATGGGACGCCCGCGTCACCATCGACCGACAGACCGGGCGCATCTACGTCTACGAGCTGGTTCCCACCGGTGAGATGGACGAAGAGGGCAACTGGACCGAGTTCGACGAGCGCGACGTCACGCCCGACGACGTGAGCCGCATCGCGGCGCAAAACGCCAAGAGCGTGATCGCGTCCATCGTGCGCGACGCGGGTCGCCAGTCCATCTACGAAGAGTTCTCCCAGCGCGTGGGCGACCTGGTGACGGGCACGGTGCTTCAGGGAACCCCCGACTTCACCATCATCAAGATCCGCGACGGCATCGAGGCCGAGCTTCCCCATTTCGACCTCGAGCGCAACCCCGGCGAGTCGAACGAGCGCCCCAAGGGCGAGCATTACCGCCACAACCAGCGCCTCAAGGTGCTGATCGTCGACGTGCGCAACCCCGCGAACCAGGCGCCGCGCACCCGAGGCGACCAGGCGCGTCCCTCCATCGTGGTCAGCCGCACCCATCCCGACCTCATCCGCCGTCTGTTCGAGATCGAGGTTCCCGAGATCTACGACGGGCTGGTCGAGATCAAGTCCATCGCCCGCGAGCCGGGCGTGCGCTCGAAGATCGCCGTGTTCTCGCGCGAGAACAACCTCGATCCGGTCGGCGCATGCGTCGGACCGAAGGGCAGCCGCGTGCGCATGGTGGTCGAGGAGCTGCACAACGAGCGCGTCGACGTCATCCAGTGGAGCGAGGATCCCGCCCGCTACGTCGCGCAGGCGCTTTCCCCGGCGCGCGTGACCTCGGTGACGGTCGACACGGACAAGCAGTACGCCACCGTGGTGGTTCCCGACGACCAGCTGTCGCTGGCCATCGGCAAGGAGGGTCAGAACGCCCGTTTGGCCGCCCGCCTTACCGGATGGCACATCGACATCAAGTCCTCGTCGTTTTCCACCGAATCCCTCGGCGGCGACGACCTGCTGATCGACCCGGCGGGCAAGTAG
- the rnpM gene encoding RNase P modulator RnpM, producing MAARPQEKPKRQRTCIGCGATSDKTALLRIVRTSDGAAQVDPKGRMAGRGAYVCSQECFEKAARTSKLQRALKMKIDDDQVISIAAQVSSAFADAQA from the coding sequence ATGGCAGCCCGTCCCCAGGAAAAGCCCAAGCGCCAGCGCACCTGCATCGGGTGCGGCGCGACGTCGGACAAGACCGCGCTTCTGCGCATCGTGCGCACGTCGGATGGAGCCGCGCAGGTCGATCCGAAGGGCCGCATGGCGGGGAGGGGCGCGTACGTGTGCTCGCAGGAATGCTTCGAGAAGGCGGCAAGGACCTCCAAACTGCAGCGGGCATTGAAGATGAAGATTGACGACGATCAAGTGATAAGCATTGCGGCGCAGGTTTCGAGCGCCTTTGCCGATGCCCAAGCGTAA